A window of Candidatus Vicinibacter proximus contains these coding sequences:
- the ppsA gene encoding phosphoenolpyruvate synthase, with protein MSPTSSILFFSEIHLSDLDKVGGKNSSLGEMYNLLKPIGIHIPDGFAITASAYRQFIKENDLEFALNQIINELDTKEYSNLSIVGEKSRALILSGRMPESIKTDIKNAYLDLSKKCGKQNLDVAVRSSATAEDLPSASFAGRMESFLNISTESQLQEAVLRCYSSLYTDRAIKYRHDMGFKSFDIALSVGVQQMVRSDLASSGVAFTLDPDSGFQNVIIINGCFGLGENIVQGRVSPDEWIVFKPTLFNQNFDPIIKFSCGKKEYTMIYGENTTSAKIENTIVNHPTPLSKINQHSLSNSEVKELAQWCYKIELHYGKPMDIEWAKDGQTGELFILQARPETVHSKIKKNIKEIFTLEEKSEILAKGIALGDKITFGSARILNNPQEAEILQPGEILVTDMTNPDWDPVLKKAGAIITNKGGRTSHAAIAARELGTVAIVGCNNATEQIKTGQKITVSCAEGNIGNVYNGYLKWNVQEQDFSGIKMPKTHPMLILADPDRAFKLSQYPNEGVGLLRLEFAISNSIRIHPLALCDTKKIVDDKVIKEINELIKDYKDGRDFFIDKLAEAVGLVGAAFYPKDVIVRMSDFKSNEYANLLGGKYFEPIEENPMIGYRGASRYYSNFYRQGFALECAAMKKVRTQMGLKNIKLMIPFCRTTEEAKKVLDEMALNNLVQGEDGLEIYVMIEVPSNVILADEFARFFNGFSIGSNDLTQLTLGLDRDSSLINYLFNEENEAVKLLIHQAIQAAKRNNIKIGLCGQAPSDIPAFAQFLVSEGIDSISFNPDALIRGIENIIVAENDLQDKIPF; from the coding sequence ATGTCGCCAACTAGTAGTATTCTGTTTTTTAGTGAAATTCATCTGTCTGATTTAGATAAGGTAGGAGGAAAAAATTCTTCTCTCGGAGAAATGTATAATTTATTAAAACCCATAGGGATCCATATTCCTGATGGCTTTGCAATCACCGCTAGTGCGTACAGACAATTTATTAAGGAGAATGATTTGGAATTTGCCTTAAATCAAATTATCAATGAATTGGATACAAAGGAATATTCCAATTTAAGTATTGTCGGTGAAAAATCCAGAGCCTTAATATTGTCTGGAAGGATGCCGGAATCAATCAAAACGGACATAAAAAATGCTTATTTGGATCTCAGTAAAAAATGTGGAAAACAAAATTTAGATGTTGCAGTGAGGAGTAGTGCAACTGCAGAAGATTTACCTTCAGCAAGTTTTGCTGGAAGAATGGAATCTTTTCTGAATATAAGTACAGAATCCCAACTACAAGAAGCAGTCTTACGATGTTATTCCTCTCTTTATACCGATCGTGCAATTAAATACAGACACGACATGGGTTTTAAATCATTTGACATTGCATTGTCTGTGGGAGTTCAACAAATGGTTAGAAGTGATTTAGCTTCTTCCGGAGTTGCATTTACACTAGACCCCGACAGTGGATTTCAGAATGTAATAATTATCAATGGTTGTTTTGGATTGGGGGAAAACATTGTACAAGGAAGAGTGAGTCCTGATGAGTGGATTGTTTTCAAACCAACATTGTTTAACCAGAATTTTGACCCCATTATTAAATTTTCATGTGGGAAAAAAGAGTACACCATGATTTATGGTGAAAATACAACAAGTGCAAAAATTGAAAATACAATTGTCAATCACCCTACACCATTATCCAAGATAAACCAACATTCTCTTTCTAATTCAGAGGTGAAAGAGTTGGCACAGTGGTGTTATAAAATCGAACTTCATTATGGTAAACCTATGGATATTGAATGGGCAAAAGATGGACAAACTGGAGAACTTTTTATTTTGCAAGCTAGGCCAGAAACTGTTCATAGTAAAATAAAAAAGAATATAAAGGAAATTTTCACATTGGAGGAGAAAAGTGAAATTCTAGCTAAAGGAATAGCACTTGGAGATAAAATTACATTTGGGAGTGCACGTATATTAAACAATCCGCAGGAGGCTGAAATTCTGCAACCCGGTGAGATTTTGGTAACAGATATGACCAATCCGGATTGGGATCCAGTTTTGAAAAAAGCGGGTGCTATAATAACCAATAAAGGAGGAAGAACAAGTCATGCTGCTATTGCAGCCAGGGAACTTGGAACTGTAGCAATCGTTGGATGCAATAATGCAACTGAACAAATTAAAACAGGTCAGAAAATTACTGTCTCTTGCGCTGAAGGAAATATTGGAAATGTTTATAATGGCTATCTTAAATGGAATGTTCAGGAGCAGGATTTTAGTGGTATAAAAATGCCAAAAACACATCCCATGCTAATTTTGGCTGATCCGGATAGAGCATTTAAACTGAGCCAATATCCAAATGAAGGTGTGGGACTTTTGAGACTTGAATTTGCTATATCAAACAGTATAAGGATTCATCCTCTTGCACTTTGCGATACCAAAAAGATAGTTGACGATAAAGTCATAAAAGAAATTAACGAATTGATAAAAGATTATAAAGATGGCAGAGACTTTTTCATTGATAAATTGGCAGAGGCTGTTGGTCTGGTAGGGGCTGCATTCTATCCAAAAGATGTTATTGTTCGCATGAGTGATTTTAAGAGTAATGAATATGCAAATCTTTTGGGTGGAAAATATTTTGAACCAATAGAAGAAAATCCTATGATAGGATATCGGGGAGCATCAAGATACTACAGCAATTTTTATAGACAAGGATTTGCGTTGGAATGTGCGGCAATGAAAAAAGTGAGAACTCAAATGGGTCTCAAAAATATCAAACTTATGATCCCATTTTGTCGAACTACTGAAGAAGCCAAAAAAGTATTAGACGAAATGGCTCTTAATAATTTAGTTCAGGGAGAAGATGGATTGGAAATATATGTAATGATTGAGGTGCCAAGTAATGTTATTCTGGCAGATGAATTTGCTCGTTTTTTTAATGGCTTTTCAATTGGCTCAAATGATTTAACGCAACTCACTTTAGGATTAGATCGAGACTCATCCTTAATAAATTATTTATTCAATGAGGAAAATGAAGCAGTTAAATTGCTTATTCATCAGGCCATACAAGCCGCTAAAAGAAATAATATTAAAATAGGTCTTTGCGGACAAGCACCAAGCGACATCCCCGCATTTGCGCAATTCCTCGTTAGTGAAGGAATTGACAGTATTTCATTTAACCCGGACGCTTTAATAAGAGGTATTGAAAATATAATAGTCGCTGAAAATGATTTACAAGATAAAATTCCATTCTAA
- a CDS encoding sulfite exporter TauE/SafE family protein, protein MVIEILLVCIVCFVGSLLTFFSGFGLGTLLLPVFNLFFPIHIAIGLTAIVHFLNNAFKLALMLKYVDWKMVFTFGVPAMLGAILGANILRLLTFQYMEIHYNIFNLECTNSVLKICIGLLLICFSLLEFFQKSFNLRSSTFWIIPGGLLSGFFGGLSGHQGALRSIFLIHTSLNKEAYIGTGIMIACLVDISRISLYLQNTSDIYQNYNYILFPCIAAFLGAWSGQKFLHKTTLPFLKYSVALFLIVFGILMVLGKI, encoded by the coding sequence ATGGTCATTGAAATTTTATTAGTTTGCATTGTGTGCTTTGTTGGTTCATTACTTACATTTTTTTCAGGTTTTGGACTTGGAACACTTTTATTACCTGTTTTCAATTTATTTTTCCCAATTCATATTGCAATTGGACTTACAGCAATTGTCCATTTTCTAAACAATGCCTTTAAATTAGCATTAATGCTTAAATATGTTGATTGGAAAATGGTATTTACCTTTGGGGTTCCGGCAATGTTAGGTGCAATTTTAGGTGCAAATATTCTTCGACTGCTTACATTTCAATATATGGAAATCCATTACAATATATTCAATTTGGAATGCACAAACTCCGTGTTAAAGATTTGTATTGGATTACTATTAATATGCTTCTCCCTATTGGAATTTTTTCAGAAATCTTTTAATCTAAGATCCAGCACATTTTGGATCATACCCGGCGGTCTCTTGAGCGGTTTCTTTGGCGGATTATCGGGGCATCAGGGTGCACTCCGTTCAATTTTTTTAATTCATACTTCTCTAAACAAAGAAGCTTACATTGGGACTGGGATTATGATTGCTTGCTTGGTTGATATAAGTCGAATTAGTTTGTATTTGCAAAATACTAGTGACATTTACCAAAACTACAACTACATTCTCTTTCCATGCATTGCAGCATTCCTAGGAGCCTGGTCAGGTCAAAAATTTCTACATAAAACGACACTCCCCTTTTTAAAATACTCCGTGGCTTTATTTCTAATAGTATTTGGAATTCTAATGGTGTTGGGTAAAATATAA
- a CDS encoding SDR family oxidoreductase yields MQIDLAGKNALICGASKGIGRAIAIQMANAGASIMAVSRNQIELSQLVSELPKSDNQVHSAICADLSNLEELSIIMSKLANEKNIHIVVNNTGGPPSGPLSKAPIESLQSAFLQHVLANQIILSMFVDRMKLEGYGRVINIISTSVKQPLDNLGVSNTIRGAVANWAKTLANELAPFKITVNNILPGATMTERLSSLIEREASTQQLSKDEISKKMINSIPMGRFALPDEIAFAAVFLASPMASYITGINFPVDGGRTKSL; encoded by the coding sequence ATTCAAATCGATTTAGCAGGGAAAAATGCATTAATTTGTGGTGCAAGTAAAGGGATTGGCAGAGCCATAGCTATACAAATGGCCAATGCCGGAGCTTCAATTATGGCAGTGTCAAGAAATCAAATTGAGTTAAGCCAACTTGTTTCTGAATTACCAAAAAGCGACAACCAGGTGCATTCTGCCATTTGTGCAGACTTGAGTAATCTTGAGGAATTAAGTATAATAATGTCAAAACTGGCCAATGAGAAGAACATACATATTGTTGTAAACAATACTGGGGGACCACCATCGGGTCCTTTAAGTAAAGCGCCGATTGAATCCTTACAGTCGGCTTTTCTGCAACATGTTTTGGCTAATCAGATAATACTTTCAATGTTTGTAGATAGGATGAAGTTGGAGGGATATGGAAGAGTTATAAATATAATATCCACCTCTGTCAAGCAGCCATTGGATAATTTAGGTGTATCCAATACTATAAGAGGAGCAGTAGCAAATTGGGCTAAGACGCTGGCAAATGAATTGGCTCCATTTAAAATAACGGTTAATAACATCCTTCCTGGTGCCACAATGACTGAAAGATTGAGTTCATTAATTGAACGCGAAGCTTCCACACAACAACTTTCAAAAGATGAAATTTCAAAAAAGATGATCAACAGTATTCCTATGGGAAGGTTTGCTTTACCTGACGAAATTGCTTTTGCGGCAGTTTTTTTAGCCTCACCTATGGCTTCATACATTACAGGAATAAATTTTCCTGTAGATGGTGGCCGGACAAAAAGTCTTTAG
- a CDS encoding DUF417 family protein — translation MKILSLSQTGTTVDSKDLILFINRFSLAIVFFWFGFLKVISISPAEGLVKNLYTATLSSFIEINSFVLILGIVECLIGIMWLFPKLTKWTFALFSFHMFTTFLPLIFLTKDTWQGDWALTLTGQYIVKNVVLVACALTIYMADVKRT, via the coding sequence ATGAAAATTTTAAGCTTAAGCCAAACCGGTACAACAGTAGATTCAAAAGATCTGATTTTATTCATCAATAGGTTTTCTCTTGCTATAGTCTTCTTTTGGTTCGGCTTCCTTAAAGTGATTAGTATTTCCCCTGCCGAAGGATTGGTAAAAAATCTATATACTGCTACACTATCATCATTTATAGAAATTAATTCTTTTGTTTTAATTCTTGGGATTGTTGAATGTCTTATTGGTATTATGTGGCTATTCCCTAAACTAACTAAGTGGACTTTTGCACTATTTTCCTTTCATATGTTTACCACTTTTCTCCCATTGATTTTCTTGACAAAAGATACTTGGCAAGGTGATTGGGCATTAACATTAACGGGTCAGTATATTGTAAAGAATGTGGTTCTGGTAGCCTGTGCACTTACCATTTATATGGCTGATGTTAAAAGAACTTAA